Below is a genomic region from Pseudazoarcus pumilus.
ACTGCAATGCCGAAAATCACCGGCGACTTGCTGCTGGGAAGTGCATTCATCGTGCTCGGGGCCGGCGCCATCGGCGTCATCAGCCAGGTCGAACGCACCGCGCTGGCTTCGCGCGGAATACTCGAATCCAAGACATTACCAACGATCTACGCTGGCCTGCTGATCGGGCTGAGCGTGCTGCTGATCGCCAATGCGCTGGTGCGGCGGCTGGCGGCACGCAGGCCGGCGGACGAGGCGCGAGACGCGCCGCTGCCGGGGCAGCGCCTGCGCTCGGCCGTGCTGATCGTCGGCACCGTGCTGCTGGTGGCCGCGTACACGGTGGCGCTGGCGCATGTCCCGTTCTTCGTCGCGACGAGCATTTTCCTCATCCTGTGCATGGGGTTCTACGGACGGCGTCCGTGGTGGCGCGTGGTATTGCTGGGAGTCGGTGGCGGCGCGGCGCTGCACTGGCTGTTCGTCGCGGTCATCCAGCTGCCGCTGCGCTGAAGGGGCAGGACATGTTCTCCGATCTGCTTCTTGGTTTTGCGGCAACGCTGGAGCCAACCAGCATCATGATGATCGCGGCCGGCACGGCGCTGGGCATCTTCGTCGGCGCGCTGCCGGGCCTGAGTTCGCCGATGGCGATCATCGTGCTGCTGCCGCTGACCTATTCGTTTCCGACGCTGCCGGCGCTGATGATGATGATGGGCGTGTATGTCGGCACCAAGCTGGGTGGCTCGTTCTCGGCGATCCTGCTGCGCACGCCGGGCACCCCGGCCGGCGCGTGTACGGCGCTCGACGGCTATCCCATGGCGCAGCGCGGAGAAGCCGGGCTGGCGTTGGGTTACGCGGTGATGGGTTCGACCCTGGGCGGCATCTTCGGCTGGGTCATCGCGATCACCTGCGTGCCGCTGCTCGCTACGGTGGCGATGAAGGCCGCGAGCGCCGACATCGCGCTGATCGGCGTGCTCGGCCTGATCATGGTCACCGCCTTCATCCGCGCCTCGATGCTGCGCGGCCTGATCGGCGTGACCCTGGGGCTGCTGATCGCCACCGTGGGCATCGACCCGGTCGACGGCACCGAACGCTTCACCTTCGGCACCTACCAGCTGCAGTCGGGCATTCCCTTCGCTGCCGCTCTGGTGGGCTTCTTCGGCTTCGCGGTGGTGCTCAGCGATACCTCGCTGATCGGCACGTCCACCGAGGCGGTGACGCAGAAGGTGCGGCTGGTGCTGCCCAAAATGCGCGAGGTGTTCAGCCGCTGGCGCGCCATCGTCATCGGCGCCGGCTACGGCGTGGGTATCGGCGCGATTCCCGGCGTGGGTGCGGAGGCCTCGCCGTGGATGGCCTACGGCACCGTGCGCAACCAGTCGAAGAACCCGGAAGCCTTCGGCACCGGCGAGCCCAGCGGCATTCTCGCGCCGGAGTCGAACAACAACGCCTCGTGTGGCGGGACCATGGTGCCCATGCTCACGCTCGGCATTCCGGGCGACGGCACGACAGCGGTGATGCTCGGCGCGCTGATCCTGCACGGGGTGGCGCCGGGCGTGACCCTGATGCGTGACGAGCCGGTGCTGGTTTGGGGTTTGCTGGCTTCGCTGCTGGTGGCCACGGTGTTCATGTTTCTGATCGCCTGGCCCTCGATCACGCTGTTCGTGCGCGTGCTCGGCAAGGACCGTGGCTGGCTGTTCCCGTTCATCCTGGTGCTCGCCACGCTGGGCGCCTTCGCCAGCATGAACGACTTCTTCCCGGTGTGGGTGGCCCTGGCCTGCGGTGTGCTGGGCTGGGTGCTGGAGTCGCACGGCTTTCCCACCGTCACCGTGGTGCTGGGGATCATCCTCGGACCCATCATCGAGCAGAACGCCCGGCTCGCGCTGTCGCTGTCGCAGAACGACTGGGGCGTGTTCGTCGGCACCGTGCCGCGCATGCTGATCGCGGCCCTGATCGTCGGGTTGATCGCCTGGGAACTGTGGCGGCACCTGTCGAAGCACCTTGCATCTCCCCGCAAGCAGTCCGTACCCCATGGAGGCAACTGACATGAGCAGATTCCAGAAACTGCGCACCACCGCCCGCGCCATCGCCGTCACCACGCTGATGACGTTCTCGACGATCGCTGCGGCCGATGACTACCCATCCCAGACCGTGCACATCGTCGTGCCTTGGGCCGCCGGCGGCGGCACCGACGCCATCGCCCGCGCCTTCGCCGAGGGCTTCTCGGAAGTCTCGGGGCAGTCGGTGGTGATCGACAACATCACCGGCGCGTCGGGCGCCACCGGCACGGCACGCGCGATGCGCGCCCGCCCCGACGGCTACACGCTGGTGCTCAACGGCAGCTCCGACATGAACTCGACGCTGGCCTTCCGCTCGCAGCCCTACGAACTCGATGACTTCGTCTACATCGGCGGCGTCTATGACAGCCCGACCTGGCTGGTCGCCAACGCCGAGCGCGGCTACAAGAGTTACGAGGACTTTCGCGACGCGGCGAAGAAGTCGCCCGGCCAGCTCACCATCGCCGTGGGCGGCACGGCCAACGCGCATACGCTGATGGCCGCGGCGATCCGCAGCATGGGCGAAATCGACGTGCGCATCATCCCCTACGGTGGCGGTGCCGACGTGCGTCGTGCGCTGCTCGCCAACGAGGTCGACGCCGGCGTGATCCATGCGCCGGTGATGCTGGGCGAGATCCGCGAGGGACTCATCAACGTGCTCACCGTGGGCGGTTCGCTCGAGCGCATCCACCACGAGCCGCTGCGCGACACGCCGACGCTGCGCGACCACGGCATCCCGGCCGATTTCGGCGTGGTGCGCATGATCATGGCGCCCAAGGGCCTGCCCGACGAGACGCGCGCCGAGATCGAGCGCATCGCCGAGAAGGCCGTCGCCACCGAGCACTACCGCAAGTTCGGCGAGAAGTTCGGCTTCGCGCCGGTATGGATGTCGAGCAA
It encodes:
- a CDS encoding tripartite tricarboxylate transporter TctB family protein, translated to MPKITGDLLLGSAFIVLGAGAIGVISQVERTALASRGILESKTLPTIYAGLLIGLSVLLIANALVRRLAARRPADEARDAPLPGQRLRSAVLIVGTVLLVAAYTVALAHVPFFVATSIFLILCMGFYGRRPWWRVVLLGVGGGAALHWLFVAVIQLPLR
- a CDS encoding Bug family tripartite tricarboxylate transporter substrate binding protein → MSRFQKLRTTARAIAVTTLMTFSTIAAADDYPSQTVHIVVPWAAGGGTDAIARAFAEGFSEVSGQSVVIDNITGASGATGTARAMRARPDGYTLVLNGSSDMNSTLAFRSQPYELDDFVYIGGVYDSPTWLVANAERGYKSYEDFRDAAKKSPGQLTIAVGGTANAHTLMAAAIRSMGEIDVRIIPYGGGADVRRALLANEVDAGVIHAPVMLGEIREGLINVLTVGGSLERIHHEPLRDTPTLRDHGIPADFGVVRMIMAPKGLPDETRAEIERIAEKAVATEHYRKFGEKFGFAPVWMSSKEADALMRAELASFREIKTKYLD
- a CDS encoding tripartite tricarboxylate transporter permease, encoding MFSDLLLGFAATLEPTSIMMIAAGTALGIFVGALPGLSSPMAIIVLLPLTYSFPTLPALMMMMGVYVGTKLGGSFSAILLRTPGTPAGACTALDGYPMAQRGEAGLALGYAVMGSTLGGIFGWVIAITCVPLLATVAMKAASADIALIGVLGLIMVTAFIRASMLRGLIGVTLGLLIATVGIDPVDGTERFTFGTYQLQSGIPFAAALVGFFGFAVVLSDTSLIGTSTEAVTQKVRLVLPKMREVFSRWRAIVIGAGYGVGIGAIPGVGAEASPWMAYGTVRNQSKNPEAFGTGEPSGILAPESNNNASCGGTMVPMLTLGIPGDGTTAVMLGALILHGVAPGVTLMRDEPVLVWGLLASLLVATVFMFLIAWPSITLFVRVLGKDRGWLFPFILVLATLGAFASMNDFFPVWVALACGVLGWVLESHGFPTVTVVLGIILGPIIEQNARLALSLSQNDWGVFVGTVPRMLIAALIVGLIAWELWRHLSKHLASPRKQSVPHGGN